CGGTGCGGTCGTCGTCGCGGCGGCCGCCTGCTCGCGGCGGCGCTTGCGGACCTTGTGTACGACGTACAGCGCGACCGCGACGACCGCGACCGCGATCAGCGCGCCGACCGACACCCGGCCGAAGATCTTGTCCGCGTTGTCGCCGATGTTGTACGCGACGACGCCGATCGTGGTCGACCAGGCGATGCCGCCGGCCGCGTTGGCGACCAGGAACTTCGGGTAGTTCATCCGCAGCATGCCCGCCATCGGGCCGGCGAAGATCCGCAGCAGTGCGACGAACCGGCCGAAGAACACGGTCCAGACGCCGTACTTGTGGAAGTACTTCTCGGCCCGGGCGATCCGGTCCTCGGAGAAGTGGTGGAAGCGTCTGCCGAGCCGTTCGAACAACCGGCGGCCGGCCTTGCGGCCGATGAAGTACCCGATCGAGTCACCGACGATCGCGCCCAGCGCGGCGGCCAGGATGACGAACTCGATCTTCAGGTGGTGCTGCTGCGAGGCGAGCAGCGCGGCCGCGATCAGCGTGGTCTCACCGGGCAGCGGTACGCCCATGCTCTCGACGCCGATGACGAGTCCGACCACCAGGTACGCGAGCACCGCGACACCGGACGGGATGGCGATTGCCTGCGCTATCAGCAGTGGTTCCCCCATGTACCCATGGTGACATCGTCAGGCAACCGCTTTCGTGCCGGGGCAACAATCCCAGGGACTAGCCCCGGGAGATTTCAGGGTTGTGCCCGTTCTCCGACGGCAACTCGGCCGGTGGCTTCGGTGCCGGCGTGTTGGCACCGGTGTCAACGGTGAACGCCTTGGTGACGTTCTGCAGCGCGGTGGTGACCTCGGACGGGATGACCCAGAACGTGTTGCCGGGTCCCTTGGCGAGCTCCGGCAGCATCTGCAGGTACTGGTACGCGAGCAGCTTCGGGTCCGGGTCGTTGCGGTGGATCGCGTCGAACACGGTGTCGATCGCCTTCGCCTGGCCCTCGGCGCGCAGGATCGCCGCCTGCCGGTCGCCCTCGGCCGTCAGGATCCGGGCCTGCCGCTGGCCCTCGGCGGCCAGGATCGCGGCCCGCTTCTCCCGCTCGGCCCGCATCTGCTTCTCCATCGACTCCTTGATCGACGGCGGCGGTTCGATCGCCTTCAGCTCGACCCGGTTGACCCGGATCCCCCACTTGCCGGATGCCTCGTCCAGTACGCCGCGCAGGATCGAGTTGATGTGCTCGCGCGAGGTCAGCGTCTTCTCCAGGTCCAGCGCGCCGATCACGTTCCGGAGCGTGGTGACCGTCAGCTGCTCGATCGCTTGGATGTAGTTCGCGATCTCGTACGCGGCCGCGCGCGGGTCGGTGACCTGGAAGTACAGCACGGTGTCGATGTGGACCACCAGGTTGTCCTCGGTGATCACCGAGTTCGGTTCGAACGACACCACTTGCTCACGC
The genomic region above belongs to Kribbella solani and contains:
- a CDS encoding DedA family protein produces the protein MGEPLLIAQAIAIPSGVAVLAYLVVGLVIGVESMGVPLPGETTLIAAALLASQQHHLKIEFVILAAALGAIVGDSIGYFIGRKAGRRLFERLGRRFHHFSEDRIARAEKYFHKYGVWTVFFGRFVALLRIFAGPMAGMLRMNYPKFLVANAAGGIAWSTTIGVVAYNIGDNADKIFGRVSVGALIAVAVVAVALYVVHKVRKRRREQAAAATTTAPAAPAETGPATESADV
- a CDS encoding SPFH domain-containing protein — translated: MAELIIGLVVALLAVALVLRTVRIVPQARASNVERLGRYLRTLEPGLNVVIPFVDRPRQLIDLREQVVSFEPNSVITEDNLVVHIDTVLYFQVTDPRAAAYEIANYIQAIEQLTVTTLRNVIGALDLEKTLTSREHINSILRGVLDEASGKWGIRVNRVELKAIEPPPSIKESMEKQMRAEREKRAAILAAEGQRQARILTAEGDRQAAILRAEGQAKAIDTVFDAIHRNDPDPKLLAYQYLQMLPELAKGPGNTFWVIPSEVTTALQNVTKAFTVDTGANTPAPKPPAELPSENGHNPEISRG